A segment of the Natrinema sp. SYSU A 869 genome:
TCTGTTAGTCGAAGATAATCTGGGGGATGTCCGGTTGATGAAAGAAGCGTTTTCTGACGCGCAGATTGCGAACTCGATCTATGTCGTCGGTGATGGGGAGGACGCCCTTGACTTCATCTATCATCGCGAGGAGTATACGGATGTACCGCGACCGGACCTCATCCTGCTCGACCTGAGTCTTCCCTGGATGAACGGCGATGAGGTTCTCGCTGAACTTAAAGACGACCGCGAGCTGAAACACATCCCAGGGCTGTGTTGAATCACTAGACAGCGGCGGAATGGTTCGCTAAATCGAAGGTCTTGAAGCGGGAGACTTCAGTTGTTCATGACCCAAATCTCCCGCTTCATTGGGGCAGTTGTGCCGATTGCTCAAAACGTTACTGGCGATGGAGACGAATCCGCCGCCCCGAAAGGTGGCGGCGGATTCACCGACTATGCCCTCGTTTCCCTGCATTGTCTGCGGATTTACCTCGATACGTCCTATCGAATGACGATCGATCTGCTGAAGGAAATGCCGCAAATAACAGGGGAGATCGGCCTTGATACGGCCGATCTCCCCGCACCATCTACGCTGTGTAAGGCGTTTGATCGGATCGAGATGAGCGTTTGTCGAGTGTTGCTGTGCCAGTCGGCGCAGCTACACGACCTCTCTGAGCACGCTGCGATCGACGCTACGTTCTATGAACGAGATCGTGCAAGCCGTCACTACTGTCAACGAACGAATTATCGCGTTCAGACGCTCAAAGTAACCAAACTCGTCGATACAGCAACGCAAGCTGTGCTTGATCTTCACTGCTCGACGACGTTAGAAGGCAGCGACGCAGATCTCTGTGAGCAGATCGCCCGCCGGAACGCGGGCGATCTGCGGTCTCTAGCCGCTGATAAGGGCTATGACAAGCAACAACTCCGCGAACGACTCCGTGAACTCGACATTCGCCCGCTGATCAAACACCGGATCTTCGCTCCGTACGATCACGCACACAACGCCCGCATTGATGAAGATCGGTACGCTCAGCGGTCAATGGCCGAAACCGTCAACTCAGCCGTCAAGCGCTCGCTCGGCTACGCCGTGCGAGCGCGTAGCTGGTATCGAGAGTTCCGTGAAATTTCTCTGATGTGTGTCGTCTACAACATCAAACGTGCCGTCAAACAGTGAAATCTACCGCCTTACAGCGATTCAACAGAGCCCATCCCAGTGATCGTGTTGACGGGGTCAAAAGCGGAGGAAGACATCATCAAATCCTACGATCTCAACGCGAACGCGTATCTTGCGAAACCAGTTGAACCAGATGATTTTATTGAACTTGTCAGCTCATTGAATCACTTCTGGCTTACGCTCGTTCGGTCGCCGCCTCACTCTCATGGCGATTAACTTCTGTGACTGGATCAGAAACTCTCGCTTCGAATGGTGGTCAAGGTAAAGGGTTCCTTCTTCTTAGGGTTCATCCATCTTTCACAAAACTGGTAAAAAGATCGGATTCCAGACAGTGTTCTGTGCCTGCGGCGGTACTAGCTGAGTCCGCGTTGTAATGCGGTGGAGCCGAGTTGGTTACTAACCGGCGAGGGACGCCATTGACCCGGTTATACTGCTTCGGTGACCTGGGACCTTTGTGAAATAGCGGGGGCAACCCGAGGCGCGAACCAATTGATCAACGGGTGCTATCCCAGATACTCGCGACTGGGACGCGGTTGCTAGCGCCGTGTTGCGCCAAAACCCGCCGAGGCACGGGCCATTTCGGCCCATGCTTCTGATCGATGGCTGGCTGTTGGTCATGGCTGTAACTGGCCAGATTCTCATTATAGGGAGTGAAGACCTATGAGGTAGTATATTCTGGCAAAGAAATGTCCGAGGTGTAAGAAGCGCAAGTTGAAGAAAGTAACTAGCAACTGGTCGTATACGTACTGTTTGGGACGGGAGAAGTGGATGCGAGATATGAAACAGAAGTGCTCGGGCTGCGGGCACGCTAAGGCTCTTAACGCGGATACTCGTGGTTTGAAGCCCTGGTCTTCGCGTTTCACGGATTCAGCTATCTAATCAAAGGCGTTTTCGTTAGCGGAATATATACTATGAATTCAGATAGAGTGGTTCTTTGAATATACTGTATTCAATGAAAAAAGATTCATGTCTTCTACTGTCCTCTATAGAGCATAGTAGAACTATGTCCGTTCAAGATCGGGATTTGAATGCTCCGACACAAGAGGAACGGCAACTATCCCGATTTCTACCGAAGAAGAGAAGTGAACTTAGAGATCTCTTCCAAAAAATCCCGCCTTATATTTTCTCAACAATCAATGGACTCCGTACAAGAGAATTCACCTACTTTACCGTATCTCTAAATAAAGGGTTAGTTCGTACCGGTATCTGCCTCTATCCTGGTGATACAGTCGAGATCTTGGCTGGCAAATCCAATCAAATCATACAGGACTGGCCATTTGGGGGATCGGTTACCGACTCTCCGGACCTCAACTACGCGTTCGTCCCTTTTGAGCGGTCAGTCAATGATGTTCCTTGGTTCGTATATGATGACGGAGTAGGGCGCGATCGACGGTTCCCAATTACGGTTGCCCATCGGGACGATCAGGTTCAAGGGGGAGAGGGCCAGTTTATTGACGGGACTGCGTTCCCGGCTTCCCCTCGGTTGAGTGGTGAGTGGCTCGGAGTTCGAGACCGATCAGACTCCGGTCCTGACAAATTTTTCTGGGACCTGGAGGAGAATCAGTCACCTCGGAAAGGGGCTGAACTATTCTTACATTCGTTTGAAGATAACCGTGTTTGGATCGCGGTGAAAGTTACGTACTCGTCTTTGTTCCTCGATATCTACCGTGGTGAACAGAGGGTGAAAGAGATTACGGGGGGATATGGCTCCGGTGTCATTGCCACGATTGCCGACAACTCTGATGCTCGCTTATCTATTGAGTATCCAACTGTATCATTTAATCCACGGCACCTGTTGTTTGATATGGCTGGAGGCCGTGTTCGTTCGCTACGATCTCATCTTTCTGGGGGGTGTGAGGGAAGTTTCGGTACCGAACGGTCTCCTACTCCGAGGCCGGTAGCCGGTGATTGTGCGATCACTTCGTCTGCAGTGTTCCAGGAATTGCCTATCGTGGTCAATATGTTGGGGCTGGAGCCGGTTGCGCGGATTCTTCAGTGGTATGGGATTGATACGATCGGTTCGTTTGGAAATGAGGCGTCTTCTGACGGGCGGTTGTATTGGCTAACTGGGGAGGGAAAAGTACCGGAGGGACCACCAGACTATTACTCTTTCAAGAAGTTTGGGTTTGCAACTATCCGTCAGTTTGAAGAGGTCATTCGTATATTTAGTCCGGATGACCTGAGAGTTATAGAAAGTACGGTGGGTGCTGCGAATGGTGGAACCGTTAACGAGTGGGCGCTTACTGATGGTAGAACGATTATCTGGCGGTTCACCGGGAGATATGAGGCGTATCGTGCTCAGGAGTTCATTGAAGAACATCGTTTGACGCATGTGTGCCGGTTGGCAGATGCTGTAGAACCGTTTTTCTATCTCCGGAAGTAAGGGGGTGTCTATCTCTGCTGGAGCAGGTTTTTAACCGCTATTCCTCTTGATGTTCTCTTCGGTTCTGTGTGGAAACCCGATTCTTTAATCCTTTGGTGCTTGCGATAAGATTCAGGAGTTATCGTTGGCGTATTTTACATCTGGATACCTCGCTGTGCACCTTGTCCAAACCTACGTTTTGCTGCCGTGTTGAATAGCGATCTAATCGGTTGATATCGCGGGTTAGAAAGGTGAAGTCGAAGAAATCGATTCTGTCCATGGAAGTCGATCTCCTCGACTTCGTTGAGCAGTGTCGCCACCTATAGTAGACATTAGAAGTAATTACTCACCCTAGGAATAGAGAGTTGGTCAAGAGCGGTGTCGATTGCTATTGTGAGTTCAGTAAGTGAATCAAAGAACCGATTGCTAAGATCCGCTTGGAGTTGTCTCCAGCACTCCTCGACTGGATTGAGTTCAGGAGAGTACGCCGGTAACGTGACAAAGGCGAGGTCGTCGCGGACCGCTAGGTCCGTGACGGCCGACGCCTGGAAGTACGGCGCACCATCTAGCACGATAATCAAATTGTCTTCGAACTCTTTGCATAACGCGAGAATGAAATGTTTTGTGTGTTCGGCGGTGACGTACTCTTCGAACCGGGAGAAAAAGCGATCACCGTCCTCGGTGATCGCGCCCAACAAACACGTCCAGTCGCGTTGTCCAGACAATTCGACGGATGGCCGCGTGCCGCGCGGAAACCACGCGGCACGCGGCTCAACTTGCACAGATTTCTTGGTTTGATCGATACAGACTACTGTGGCGTCCATCTCCCGCCGCTTTTTTTGAGTTCCTCGCGGAACGTTTCTTCCTCCTCAGCATCTGCTTCAGCGGCTGTACGGCGTGGTATTTGATAGCTCAATCCCGCTTCTTTGAGCAACCGCCGGCAGCTCGGGATTGAGTACTCGACATTGTAGGTTTCGTCGAGATACTGCTGGACGAGCGCCGGCGTCCACGCCGGCGCGTCAACTCCAACGTTCGCTGGTGATTCGTGGACAGTTTCTTCGAATTCTTTTTGCTCTTTTTCCGAGAGCTTTCGTTTTCTCCCAGATCGATGAGCATCAGTAACGGCCTGCTCAAGCGACTCGTCAGTGTCGAGTCGCGTGAGCCAACTGTAGATTGTTCGTCGGCCAGTGTCGTGCCACTCTGCTAGTTCGGTCTGTGTCACACCGTTTTTGTACGCAATTGCTGCTAGTAACCGCTGTGTCGGCTTGTTTCCCTCGACGTTGTCGAGAGCATCTTGAAGTTCTTCGACAGATATTTCGTCGAGATGGTCCATTAGTATACGCAACATTCCTTGGGCGGAAAGTTCTAACGGTTACTATAGCCAAACAAGCGTTGGGGAAGCACGCGGGCGAGCCCGCCAGCGGCGGGTTCGCCCGCTGGGTCCATGTCGTACTGCACTGTTTTCGACTCGAAGAGGGCCACAGCTACCGCGAAACGCCGAATCGACTGGAGTACATGACTGAGATTCGTGATATACTCGGCCTAGATCGGGACGATCTGCCGGAGTACACGACGATCTACAAGTCGTTCGACCGGCTGAAAATGTGGGTATGGCGGGCGTTGCTGCGCGTTTCCGCGCAGCAACACCCGCAGTCTGGCCACGCAGCACTCGACAGCACGTTCTTCGACCGACGTTCAGCCTCATCGTACTACCGCCAGCGGTCGGGAAGTACCGTTCAAACGCTGAAAGTGACGACATTAACCGACAGGGAGTCCCTTGCTGTTCTTGACGTCCATATCTCGGCCCGGTGGAAACACGATACGAAGACCGGGCCGCAGGTCGTCCGCGTTCCGGCGGACGACCTGCTGTCCGTCGCGGCGGACAAAGCGTTCCACAACTGGGTCACAAAATATGAGTTCTACGCGCTCGGTGTCGATCCACTCATTTTACAGCGTGGATCGAGACCGCTCACGGTAGGACATAACGCACTCATCCGGGCAAAAGGCTACTCTCAGCGCTGGATGGCTGAAACCTCGTACTCAACAACGAAGCGCTCGCTCGGCGATGCCGTGCGAGCGCTGGGCTGGTATCGACAGTTCCGTGAGATCGTCTTGATGTTCGCCCTCATCAACATTGAACCGCTGTGTGAATCGCTCTAACCATGACTCAGCATCTATTCAACACGGCAGTTCTATGACACCCTCTAGAACAGCAATTCAGTAGATATGCGTATGCACCAGTCAAGGGACACTAGACGACCGATGCAGCGAAAGTTTGTTCTCAGTGACCACCGCGAGGCCCCGACCGGGAATCACCCGGGCGTGGGCACCCCGGGTCCTGTCGGCGTTTCCTCATCGTCCCCATCACCACGATTGAGGATCGCGTCGCGAACGCGCTCGAACGGTGACTTGTCCGTGCGGATAGTAGGGCGATACATTGTATGTTCATGTTAGTTCTTGACACACTTGGGGCTTGTGGGAGCAACCGTTTGACGAAGGAGTTCGTAACAGACCAGCCGTCCATTCGGCTGGCCAGTGTCATTTGAGCGTGATAGATACGCGCTCTGTACTGACCATCACGGGGTAGAATTCATCACTTACTGAGGATTTCAACAGAGCCATATCTTCGAATTTTATAGTAGCAGTCTACCCTTTGTCACCAGTCCATTCATAATCTGTCCTCGGGTTACTCTCGCTCTCGACTCGAAACGTATTCTCCACCCGAAGTACTCGAACCAGCCGAAACGTAGCTGACAGACGTCAGCCGTGCGTCTGACGCATCCTGATGAGGATGCGAGTGTGTTCGTTTGAACATGCAACAGATTACGCTCCGACTCTCCGAGGACACGCTTGAATCCCTCGAGGATGCGGCTGAGGATGCGGGGCGATCACGAAGCGAACATACGAAGTGTAATCGAATCACGAGAGGATGCCGATGAAGTGCGCTCCGAATACGAAGAGAAGGTGGACGAACTTCGCACCGAACACGAAGCGGAGTTAGACGAACTTCGCACCGAACACGAACAGGAGGTGAACGAATTACGCCGGGATGTGAAGCGATTACGCAATGAGAAGCAGGCACTCATCGCCGATCGCGAAGAAAAACGGGAGCTGGTCAAGTACGTCGAAGACGAGCAATCCTACCGAGAAGCTCCGT
Coding sequences within it:
- a CDS encoding IS5 family transposase, with protein sequence MTQISRFIGAVVPIAQNVTGDGDESAAPKGGGGFTDYALVSLHCLRIYLDTSYRMTIDLLKEMPQITGEIGLDTADLPAPSTLCKAFDRIEMSVCRVLLCQSAQLHDLSEHAAIDATFYERDRASRHYCQRTNYRVQTLKVTKLVDTATQAVLDLHCSTTLEGSDADLCEQIARRNAGDLRSLAADKGYDKQQLRERLRELDIRPLIKHRIFAPYDHAHNARIDEDRYAQRSMAETVNSAVKRSLGYAVRARSWYREFREISLMCVVYNIKRAVKQ
- a CDS encoding IS630 family transposase (programmed frameshift), with translation MDHLDEISVEELQDALDNVEGNKPTQRLLAAIAYKNGVTQTELAEWHDTGRRTIYSWLTRLDTDESLEQAVTDAHRSGRKRKLSEKEQKEFEETVHESPANVGVDAPAWTPALVQQYLDETYNVEYSIPSCRRLLKEAGLSYQIPRRTAAEADAEEEETFREELKKKRREMDATVVCIDQTKKSVQVEPRAAWFPRGTRPSVELSGQRDWTCLLGAITEDGDRFFSRFEEYVTAEHTKHFILALCKEFEDNLIIVLDGAPYFQASAVTDLAVRDDLAFVTLPAYSPELNPVEECWRQLQADLSNRFFDSLTELTIAIDTALDQLSIPRVSNYF
- a CDS encoding IS5 family transposase gives rise to the protein MAKQALGKHAGEPASGGFARWVHVVLHCFRLEEGHSYRETPNRLEYMTEIRDILGLDRDDLPEYTTIYKSFDRLKMWVWRALLRVSAQQHPQSGHAALDSTFFDRRSASSYYRQRSGSTVQTLKVTTLTDRESLAVLDVHISARWKHDTKTGPQVVRVPADDLLSVAADKAFHNWVTKYEFYALGVDPLILQRGSRPLTVGHNALIRAKGYSQRWMAETSYSTTKRSLGDAVRALGWYRQFREIVLMFALINIEPLCESL